A single genomic interval of Primulina huaijiensis isolate GDHJ02 chromosome 7, ASM1229523v2, whole genome shotgun sequence harbors:
- the LOC140980154 gene encoding uncharacterized protein, protein MSKRYSMETSASLVCSKVIPFNSTSSSPRHFVSVRPSNKQIHCKNDSEKYSLRHVNLKFIGHPLSCSLPIFPGTVSNYPVTRIRDPFRPQSDFSLLCPATSISRVLRPPSMLQCSYSSSAVPADSDSQNSLLKSLKNFSPESLKSTLSQLNAFDIFKWGLVFSIAFAASKWTLNLLFNPFFWMYFSWTWLFWPWMVAIGLAIYSLYSLNKHLMGEASLFEQLAVVTSAFTWLTLVPPAHFNGFLEGWPFVFFLVYHYFFFLNVSVRKRLYGDYYPREHDSKWDISLPNWQKLLFFGGVMVGHWLAAFEGPELHLIPGGWTNVGIWVLIMLTIFMQYHSTLYLAKYSVNVVVPTAVVQFGPYRFVRHPIYASTMLLFVTYFTSLRAPMSALFVVAICLMYYGRKAKVEEAVMLETFGERYTEYANKVRYRLIPFVY, encoded by the coding sequence ATGTCGAAAAGATACAGTATGGAGACTTCCGCGTCTTTAGTCTGCTCAAAGGTGATCCCTTTCAACTCTACTTCGTCCTCACCTCGTCATTTTGTGTCAGTGAGACCTTCTAACAAACAGATTCACTGCAAGAATGATTCGGAGAAATACTCTCTGAGACATGTCAATCTGAAGTTTATTGGACACCCTTTAAGCTGTTCTTTACCAATTTTTCCTGGTACTGTTTCTAATTATCCCGTGACGAGGATTAGAGACCCATTTCGTCCTCAGTCAGATTTTTCTTTGCTATGTCCTGCCACTTCTATTTCTCGTGTCTTGCGTCCTCCTAGCATGCTCCAATGCTCGTATTCAAGTTCCGCAGTGCCAGCAGACTCAGATTCTCAGAATTCTTTGCTGAAGAGTTTGAAAAACTTCTCCCCAGAGTCTCTTAAGTCGACTCTTTCACAGCTGAATGCATTTGACATTTTCAAGTGGGGTTTAGTGTTCTCTATTGCATTTGCAGCGTCGAAATGGACCTTGAATTTACTCTTCAACCCTTTTTTCTGGATGTATTTTAGCTGGACTTGGTTGTTCTGGCCCTGGATGGTAGCCATTGGCCTAGCAATTTACAGCCTTTACAGCCTTAATAAGCACTTAATGGGTGAGGCAAGCTTATTCGAACAGCTCGCAGTCGTTACCTCAGCTTTCACCTGGCTAACGTTAGTCCCACCTGCTCATTTTAATGGCTTTCTTGAAGGATGgccttttgttttctttcttgtgTACCATTATTTCTTCTTCCTCAATGTTAGTGTCCGGAAACGGCTGTATGGAGATTATTATCCTAGGGAGCATGACAGCAAGTGGGATATTAGCTTGCCTAATTGGCAGAAGCTGTTGTTTTTCGGTGGAGTGATGGTTGGGCATTGGTTAGCTGCATTTGAAGGGCCAGAACTGCATCTTATTCCCGGTGGATGGACCAACGTGGGTATTTGGGTTTTGATTATGTTGACCATATTCATGCAGTATCATTCCACGTTGTATCTGGCCAAGTATTCCGTGAACGTGGTGGTGCCGACTGCTGTAGTCCAGTTTGGACCATATAGGTTCGTTCGGCATCCGATTTATGCGTCTACAATGCTTCTATTTGTGACCTACTTTACTTCACTAAGGGCACCAATGAGTGCTCTGTTTGTTGTTGCAATCTGTTTGATGTATTACGGGCGAAAGGCAAAGGTAGAGGAGGCTGTGATGTTAGAAACCTTTGGGGAGAGGTATACTGAGTACGCGAACAAGGTTAGATACAGGTTGATTCCTTTTGTTTATTGA